One Moorella sp. E308F DNA segment encodes these proteins:
- the rapZ gene encoding RNase adapter RapZ, with amino-acid sequence MTASNYPRLVIVTGLSGAGKTQAVRCLEDLGFFCVDNLPPSLIPGLVDLLGQPAKEGEGINKVALVMDIRGGQFFDGLEEALAYLDGRGIPYEILFLEAADEILVRRYKETRRRHPLSSGGQILEGIIAERRRLEELRGRASKIIDTSELTPRQLKEQVSELFGDSRRQLVINIISFGYKYGIPLDADLVMDVRFLPNPFYNPALRPFTGHDRCVAEFVMSAPEARQFIEQFAALLRFLIPYYQQEGKSHLVIAIGCTGGQHRSVTLANKLGEILRGDNYDVVVKHRDVVRYLSSGSRR; translated from the coding sequence GTGACGGCAAGCAACTATCCTCGTCTCGTCATTGTAACCGGCCTTTCCGGCGCCGGCAAGACCCAGGCTGTGCGCTGCCTGGAAGACCTGGGCTTTTTCTGCGTTGACAACCTGCCCCCCTCCCTGATACCAGGGCTGGTTGATCTCCTGGGGCAACCCGCCAAAGAAGGGGAAGGGATAAACAAGGTAGCCCTGGTTATGGACATCCGCGGCGGCCAGTTTTTTGACGGCCTGGAGGAAGCCCTGGCTTACCTGGACGGCCGGGGTATTCCCTACGAGATCCTTTTCCTGGAGGCGGCCGATGAAATCCTGGTGCGGCGCTATAAAGAAACCCGGCGCCGTCACCCCCTCTCCAGCGGCGGCCAGATTTTAGAAGGCATTATTGCCGAACGGCGGCGCCTGGAAGAGCTGCGGGGTCGGGCCAGCAAGATCATCGATACTTCCGAACTGACGCCGCGCCAGCTTAAAGAGCAGGTAAGCGAACTTTTCGGCGACAGCCGGCGGCAGCTGGTGATTAATATTATTTCCTTTGGCTATAAATACGGCATCCCCCTGGATGCCGATCTGGTTATGGATGTGCGCTTTTTGCCCAATCCTTTTTATAACCCCGCCTTACGCCCCTTTACCGGTCATGATCGCTGTGTGGCCGAGTTTGTCATGTCGGCCCCGGAGGCGCGGCAGTTTATCGAACAGTTTGCCGCCCTCCTACGCTTCCTGATCCCCTATTACCAACAGGAGGGCAAGTCCCACCTGGTCATTGCCATTGGCTGTACCGGCGGTCAGCACCGCTCGGTAACCCTGGCCAATAAACTGGGAGAAATACTCCGGGGCGATAATTACGACGTAGTAGTCAAGCACCGGGATGTAGTGCGTTATCTGAGCAGTGGTAGCAGGAGGTAG
- a CDS encoding gluconeogenesis factor YvcK family protein has product MEGLKWLYPGLKIKRWLLLAAVGLFLLVSGLTVILGVTLLASAERGVTWFILHTLGALGSPLLGGVAAAGLGVALIVLGLQRLAGSVFKVLLPGNTGNPWQLFYRRQYLAKGPHIVAIGGGTGLAVLLRGLKKYTRNLTAIVTVADDGGSSGRLRQELKIPPPGDIRNCLVALADTESLMEELFSYRFRQGEGLAGHSLGNLLLAAMTDMAGDFDRAIQELARVLAVGGRVIPSTTSYVVLGAEMADGTTILGESNIPRAGKQIKRVFLQPSTCRPPAVALEAIARADAIIIGPGSLYTSVLPNLLVRDLTEALRQARAPVFYVCNIMTQPGETDGYTVADHLQAIIDHCGPGLVDVVIAHRGPISRGALRRYGEKGARPVPINGPAVARMGVELRTGWLVDETHLVRHHPERLAGLIMEEFYRHHSRRRQRFGYLIREKFRNLGV; this is encoded by the coding sequence GTGGAGGGTTTAAAATGGCTTTACCCGGGTTTAAAAATTAAACGCTGGCTGCTGCTGGCTGCCGTGGGCCTATTTTTGTTGGTTTCCGGGTTGACAGTTATCCTGGGGGTTACTTTATTAGCCTCGGCGGAAAGGGGCGTTACCTGGTTTATCCTCCATACCCTGGGGGCCCTGGGATCACCTTTACTGGGAGGGGTGGCGGCTGCCGGTCTGGGCGTGGCCCTTATCGTTCTGGGGCTCCAGCGCCTGGCCGGCTCGGTTTTTAAGGTCCTGCTGCCCGGCAATACCGGTAATCCCTGGCAACTTTTTTACCGGCGCCAGTACCTGGCGAAAGGCCCCCATATAGTAGCTATCGGCGGGGGCACGGGGCTGGCCGTCCTCCTGCGGGGGCTTAAAAAGTACACCCGGAATCTCACGGCCATTGTAACGGTGGCCGACGACGGCGGCAGCTCCGGCCGCCTGCGCCAGGAGTTAAAAATCCCGCCACCGGGGGATATTCGCAACTGCCTGGTGGCCCTGGCCGATACCGAAAGCCTTATGGAGGAACTGTTCAGTTACCGCTTCCGCCAGGGCGAGGGCCTGGCCGGTCACAGCCTGGGAAATCTTCTCTTGGCGGCCATGACGGATATGGCCGGCGATTTTGACCGGGCCATCCAGGAACTGGCCCGGGTGCTGGCGGTTGGCGGCCGGGTTATTCCCTCCACTACCAGCTACGTCGTCCTGGGAGCCGAAATGGCTGATGGTACTACCATCCTGGGGGAAAGCAATATCCCCCGGGCCGGCAAGCAGATTAAAAGGGTGTTTTTACAGCCGTCCACCTGCCGGCCGCCGGCCGTCGCCCTGGAAGCCATCGCCAGGGCTGATGCCATTATTATCGGCCCTGGGAGTCTCTACACTAGTGTCCTGCCCAATTTACTGGTGCGCGATTTGACGGAGGCCCTGCGCCAGGCCCGGGCACCGGTGTTTTATGTTTGCAATATCATGACCCAGCCGGGGGAAACTGACGGCTATACAGTTGCCGATCACCTGCAGGCTATTATTGATCACTGCGGCCCCGGCCTGGTGGATGTAGTTATTGCCCATCGCGGCCCTATTTCCCGCGGCGCCTTAAGGCGCTACGGCGAAAAGGGGGCGCGCCCGGTCCCGATCAATGGACCGGCGGTGGCCAGGATGGGTGTTGAGCTGCGTACGGGCTGGCTGGTGGACGAGACCCATTTGGTCCGGCACCACCCTGAACGCCTGGCCGGCCTGATTATGGAAGAGTTTTACCGCCACCATTCCCGGCGCCGGCAGCGTTTTGGTTATCTGATCCGGGAGAAGTTTCGTAACCTGGGCGTTTAA
- the whiA gene encoding DNA-binding protein WhiA: MAISFSHETKEELARVKKQRPCCAEAELVAILRLGKPAPLPGEEGILLATTHAAIARRVYSLARAVLGLPVQVNTERRSGKGRPVFKVITPAGKEALRAWLAARNWVPAHQCCRVAYLRGTFLVTGSVNKPSATHHLEFLVEGDEEAARLQDIMQQLELQPRLSRRQRGLVLYLKDSEQIVRALSLMGAHSAVLAYENVLIFKEMRNRVNRLVNCETANLSKTVETGLRQAENIRYLVATLGWEGLPAGLQEIAALRLQHPEASLKELGEMLVPPVGKSGVNHRLRRLEYLTRQVRARRGRTDAANDNLPC, encoded by the coding sequence ATGGCCATATCTTTCTCCCATGAAACTAAAGAAGAACTGGCCCGGGTGAAAAAACAACGGCCCTGTTGTGCTGAGGCTGAATTGGTAGCCATTTTACGCCTGGGTAAACCGGCCCCTTTACCAGGAGAAGAGGGAATCCTGCTGGCAACCACCCACGCGGCCATAGCCAGGAGGGTTTACTCCCTGGCCAGGGCGGTGCTGGGCCTGCCGGTCCAGGTAAATACCGAGCGCCGGAGTGGTAAAGGCCGGCCGGTTTTTAAGGTCATAACTCCGGCCGGCAAAGAAGCATTAAGGGCCTGGCTGGCCGCCAGGAACTGGGTGCCGGCGCACCAATGTTGCCGGGTCGCTTACCTCCGGGGTACCTTCCTGGTAACCGGCTCTGTCAATAAACCGTCGGCAACCCATCACCTGGAATTTCTCGTCGAAGGGGACGAGGAAGCTGCCCGCCTCCAGGACATTATGCAGCAGCTGGAGCTCCAGCCCCGTCTCAGCCGCCGCCAGCGCGGGCTGGTCCTTTACCTCAAAGACAGCGAGCAAATTGTCCGGGCTTTAAGCCTGATGGGGGCTCATAGTGCCGTCCTGGCTTATGAGAACGTCCTCATTTTTAAAGAAATGCGTAACCGGGTCAATCGCCTGGTAAACTGCGAGACGGCCAACTTGAGCAAGACCGTAGAGACGGGTTTACGCCAGGCAGAAAATATTCGCTACCTGGTGGCTACCCTGGGCTGGGAGGGATTACCTGCCGGCCTGCAGGAGATAGCTGCGTTACGTCTCCAGCACCCGGAAGCAAGTTTAAAGGAGCTGGGGGAAATGCTGGTACCACCGGTAGGGAAGTCAGGGGTCAACCACCGCCTGCGTCGTCTGGAATATTTAACCAGGCAGGTGCGGGCCCGGAGGGGGAGGACAGATGCGGCGAACGACAACCTGCCCTGTTAG
- a CDS encoding acyltransferase — MRRTTTCPVSGHNAMATWRQVAPFWRVAWNFFWIELSRFLPFLRLKNWLLRHLVGMDVAPTAAIGVMAMPDILRPDLIHIGPESIIGYNVTILTHEFLPRAFRLGAVEIGAWVLIGANATILPGVRIGDGAIVGAGAVVTRDVPAGTMVGGVPARVIGRVDGDTRASRPGPPFSLEQDPHAANAAPSEG, encoded by the coding sequence ATGCGGCGAACGACAACCTGCCCTGTTAGCGGGCATAACGCCATGGCCACCTGGCGCCAGGTTGCCCCTTTTTGGCGCGTAGCCTGGAATTTTTTTTGGATTGAACTCAGCCGCTTTTTACCCTTTTTGCGTCTGAAAAACTGGCTATTACGCCACCTGGTGGGGATGGATGTAGCGCCGACGGCTGCCATAGGGGTTATGGCCATGCCGGATATCTTAAGGCCGGATCTCATTCATATTGGCCCCGAGAGTATTATTGGTTATAATGTCACTATTCTGACCCATGAGTTTTTGCCCCGCGCCTTCCGCCTGGGGGCAGTGGAAATTGGCGCCTGGGTTCTCATTGGCGCCAATGCCACCATTTTACCAGGGGTGCGCATTGGCGACGGAGCTATTGTCGGAGCCGGAGCGGTAGTTACCCGGGATGTCCCGGCAGGGACCATGGTCGGCGGCGTCCCGGCGCGGGTGATAGGCAGGGTGGATGGTGATACCCGGGCATCTCGCCCGGGGCCGCCTTTTTCTCTGGAACAAGACCCTCATGCCGCTAACGCGGCACCATCAGAAGGATGA
- a CDS encoding DUF1405 domain-containing protein, with amino-acid sequence MGNNWLKRLLWEAPYQNWFLITLAVVNLLGSIYGYYWYREQLASTPLIWWPFTPDSPLATTLFGLALIMACYRRESGLLRVVAAAAVIKYGLWAVVIISDYWLSGAPVTLVEAGLWLSHLGMMVEGFLFLRHWPVAPWQLALVVLWLGINDFVDYSLGMHPYLFSPGQESLALVTAAGLSLALSIYLAWIINWSRGQEKQR; translated from the coding sequence ATGGGAAATAACTGGTTAAAGCGCCTTCTCTGGGAAGCACCCTACCAGAACTGGTTCTTGATAACCCTGGCGGTTGTCAATCTCCTGGGATCGATTTATGGTTACTACTGGTACCGGGAGCAGCTGGCCAGTACTCCTTTAATATGGTGGCCCTTTACCCCCGACAGCCCCCTGGCGACAACCCTTTTCGGCCTGGCCCTCATCATGGCTTGCTACCGCCGGGAAAGCGGCCTGCTGCGGGTGGTGGCAGCTGCGGCTGTGATTAAATACGGGCTGTGGGCAGTAGTAATAATCAGTGACTACTGGCTGTCGGGGGCACCGGTGACGTTGGTAGAGGCCGGCCTGTGGCTCTCTCACCTGGGTATGATGGTTGAAGGCTTCCTCTTCCTGCGGCACTGGCCGGTCGCTCCCTGGCAGCTGGCCCTGGTGGTCCTGTGGCTGGGGATAAATGACTTCGTTGACTATAGCCTGGGGATGCACCCGTACCTCTTCAGCCCCGGCCAGGAAAGCCTGGCCCTGGTAACGGCCGCCGGCTTAAGCCTGGCTTTAAGCATTTACTTGGCCTGGATAATAAATTGGTCCCGCGGGCAGGAAAAACAGCGGTAA
- the rpoN gene encoding RNA polymerase factor sigma-54 yields the protein MRERLGLNLEQTQKLIMTPELRQAIVVLQLSTLELAEYVQQELQENPLLELRDEEEVAATDEVVDDPESFEIDWQEYFQDGSDLGYVSVPREERPEWNYQNFLTGQPTLQDHLLLQLKIAATSTRELEIGTFLIGNLDANGYLKISLKEAAACLKVSPAAVWRVLQLIQRFDPPGVGARNLTECLLLQLRQRKDAPPAAEKIIRYFLTDVAGGRLKRIARRLNLSLPEVQAVVDYIRTLDPKPGRSFGGGQENRYIVPDVIIERVGGDYVVLVNDLAMPRLGINPLYQALMRQDGSCDQATRRFIESKLNAAAWLIRSLEQRRLTLYRVVNCLVQEQREFLDKGLKYLKPLTMRQVAASLGIHESTVSRATANKYVQTPWGVFELKFFFASGVAKKGGAAAAESIKRIIAEAISREDTTNPLTDIQLQELLQQQGIKISRRTVAKYRDELGIPAAAKRKRY from the coding sequence GTGCGCGAACGCCTGGGCCTTAACCTGGAACAGACGCAAAAGCTAATCATGACACCGGAACTGCGCCAGGCCATTGTTGTCCTGCAGCTCTCCACCCTGGAGCTGGCTGAATACGTCCAGCAGGAACTACAGGAAAACCCATTACTGGAATTAAGGGATGAAGAAGAAGTTGCTGCAACCGATGAAGTGGTAGATGACCCGGAATCCTTTGAGATTGACTGGCAGGAATATTTCCAGGACGGCAGCGACCTGGGTTATGTCAGCGTTCCCAGGGAGGAACGTCCGGAATGGAATTACCAGAACTTCCTGACCGGCCAGCCCACCCTGCAGGATCATCTTCTGCTCCAGCTAAAAATAGCGGCCACCTCAACCCGCGAGCTGGAGATTGGCACCTTTTTAATCGGCAATTTAGACGCTAACGGCTACCTGAAGATTAGCCTCAAGGAAGCAGCCGCCTGTTTAAAGGTTTCCCCTGCGGCCGTCTGGCGGGTACTGCAGTTAATCCAGCGTTTTGACCCCCCGGGGGTAGGAGCCAGGAATCTTACGGAGTGCCTCCTGCTCCAGCTGCGCCAGCGGAAAGACGCTCCGCCGGCAGCAGAAAAAATTATCCGGTATTTTTTAACCGATGTCGCCGGAGGACGGCTGAAGCGGATTGCCCGGCGCCTGAACTTGAGTCTCCCGGAAGTCCAGGCGGTGGTAGATTATATTCGTACCCTGGACCCCAAGCCCGGCCGCTCCTTTGGCGGCGGCCAGGAGAACCGCTATATTGTACCCGATGTAATCATTGAGCGGGTCGGCGGGGATTACGTGGTTCTGGTCAATGACCTGGCCATGCCGCGGCTGGGCATCAACCCTCTTTACCAGGCCTTAATGCGCCAGGATGGAAGCTGCGACCAGGCAACCCGGCGTTTTATAGAAAGCAAGCTCAATGCCGCGGCCTGGCTTATTCGCAGCCTGGAACAGCGCCGGCTGACCCTTTACCGGGTGGTCAACTGCCTGGTGCAGGAGCAGCGGGAATTCCTGGATAAAGGCTTAAAATACCTGAAACCTCTGACCATGCGCCAGGTAGCCGCCTCCTTAGGCATCCATGAATCGACCGTCAGCCGCGCGACGGCGAATAAGTATGTCCAGACGCCATGGGGAGTGTTTGAATTAAAATTTTTCTTTGCCAGCGGTGTAGCAAAAAAAGGCGGTGCTGCCGCCGCCGAAAGTATCAAAAGAATAATTGCTGAAGCCATCAGCCGGGAGGATACCACCAATCCCCTTACGGACATACAGTTGCAGGAACTGCTGCAGCAGCAGGGTATCAAGATTTCCCGGCGGACGGTAGCCAAGTACCGCGACGAGCTGGGTATCCCGGCGGCAGCCAAGAGAAAACGTTATTAG
- a CDS encoding ArsJ-associated glyceraldehyde-3-phosphate dehydrogenase, with protein sequence MAVRVGINGFGRIGRLVFRASLEKPELEVVAINDITDVQTNAHLLKYDSVHGRLNASVEAREDSIVVNGRSIKVTAERDPAKLPWKELGVDIVIESTGVFTDATKAAAHRQAGAKKVIITAPAKNEDITIVMGVNNDKYDPAQHHIVSNASCTTNCLAPVAKVLHENFTILRGLMTTAHSYTNDQRILDLTHKDLRRARAGALSIIPTTTGAAKAIGLVLPELKGKLNGLAMRVPTPNVSVVDLVVDLEKPATVESINAALKAAAEGPLQGILGYCEEPLVSRDFNGDPRSSIVDALSTMVIDGTLAKVVAWYDNEWAYSKRVVDLAAFMAAKGL encoded by the coding sequence ATGGCAGTAAGGGTAGGTATTAACGGCTTCGGGCGTATCGGCCGCCTGGTGTTTCGGGCTTCCCTGGAGAAACCCGAACTGGAAGTTGTAGCCATCAATGACATCACCGACGTCCAGACCAATGCCCACCTGTTGAAGTATGACTCCGTCCATGGTCGCCTCAATGCCTCCGTTGAGGCCCGGGAAGACAGCATTGTTGTCAACGGCCGCTCCATTAAGGTCACAGCCGAACGGGATCCGGCCAAACTCCCCTGGAAGGAACTAGGTGTAGACATTGTCATTGAATCTACCGGTGTCTTTACCGATGCCACCAAAGCGGCGGCCCACCGCCAGGCAGGGGCCAAAAAGGTCATTATTACCGCCCCGGCCAAAAACGAAGATATCACCATCGTCATGGGTGTCAACAATGACAAGTACGATCCCGCCCAGCACCATATTGTTTCCAATGCCTCCTGCACCACCAACTGTCTGGCCCCGGTAGCCAAGGTGCTCCACGAAAACTTTACTATCCTGCGGGGCCTGATGACTACCGCCCATTCCTATACCAACGACCAGCGCATCCTTGACCTGACCCATAAGGACCTGCGGCGGGCGCGGGCCGGTGCCCTTTCCATAATTCCCACCACCACCGGCGCTGCCAAGGCTATTGGCCTGGTTTTACCCGAACTGAAGGGTAAGCTGAACGGCCTGGCCATGCGGGTGCCGACCCCCAACGTTTCCGTCGTGGACCTGGTAGTGGACCTGGAAAAACCAGCTACAGTTGAAAGCATCAATGCCGCCCTGAAGGCCGCCGCCGAGGGTCCCCTGCAGGGCATCCTGGGTTACTGCGAAGAACCCCTGGTTTCCCGCGACTTCAACGGCGATCCGCGTTCCTCCATTGTCGATGCCCTGTCCACCATGGTTATCGATGGCACCCTGGCCAAGGTGGTGGCCTGGTACGACAACGAATGGGCCTACTCCAAACGGGTCGTCGACCTGGCGGCCTTTATGGCTGCTAAAGGGCTGTAA
- a CDS encoding phosphoglycerate kinase, producing the protein MAKLTLKDLDLHNKRVLVRVDFNVPLEAGRVTDNTRIRAALPTIQYLIDHGARVILMSHLGRPKGKVKEELRLDPVARELEGLLGRPVHKVNDCIGPEVEAAVAALKPGEVLLLENLRFYPEEEKNDPEFARKLASLADLYVNDAFGAAHRAHASTEGVAHYLPAAAGFLLQKEIETLGKALADPERPFVAIIGGAKVSDKISVIRNLLTKVDTLIIGGGMANTFLRAKGYAMGRSLVEEDQVPLAQELMATAEQQGVKMLLPRDLVVAQEFKADAPHQVVAASAVPDGWMALDIGPETAQDFANALTGARTVVWNGPMGVFEMEPFAHGTEAVARAVAAVDGMTIVGGGDSVAAVEKVGVAAKIGHISTGGGASLEFLEGKALPGVVALTEK; encoded by the coding sequence GTGGCCAAGTTAACCCTGAAAGACCTGGATCTCCATAATAAACGCGTCCTGGTACGGGTCGACTTCAACGTTCCCCTGGAGGCAGGCCGGGTAACGGATAACACCCGCATCCGGGCGGCCCTGCCGACCATCCAGTATCTTATTGACCACGGCGCCCGGGTAATCCTCATGTCCCACCTGGGGCGCCCCAAGGGCAAAGTCAAGGAAGAGCTGCGTCTGGACCCGGTGGCCAGAGAGCTGGAAGGCCTCCTCGGCCGGCCGGTACATAAGGTCAACGATTGTATTGGCCCTGAAGTGGAGGCCGCGGTAGCGGCTCTAAAACCCGGCGAGGTTCTCCTCCTGGAAAACCTGCGCTTTTACCCGGAAGAAGAGAAAAACGACCCTGAATTTGCCAGGAAGCTGGCCTCCCTGGCCGACCTTTACGTCAACGACGCCTTCGGCGCCGCCCACCGAGCCCATGCTTCCACGGAAGGGGTGGCCCACTACCTGCCGGCGGCGGCCGGGTTCCTGCTGCAGAAGGAAATCGAAACCCTGGGCAAGGCCTTGGCCGACCCGGAACGGCCCTTTGTGGCCATTATCGGCGGGGCCAAGGTATCCGACAAGATCAGCGTTATCCGTAACCTCCTTACCAAAGTGGATACCCTGATTATCGGCGGCGGCATGGCCAATACCTTCCTGCGGGCGAAAGGTTATGCCATGGGCAGGTCCCTGGTGGAAGAGGATCAGGTCCCCCTGGCGCAAGAGCTTATGGCCACGGCAGAGCAGCAGGGGGTAAAAATGCTGTTGCCTCGGGACCTGGTGGTGGCCCAGGAGTTCAAGGCCGATGCCCCCCACCAGGTAGTGGCTGCCAGCGCCGTCCCCGACGGCTGGATGGCCCTGGACATCGGCCCCGAAACGGCGCAGGATTTTGCCAATGCTTTGACCGGTGCCCGGACCGTCGTCTGGAACGGGCCCATGGGCGTCTTTGAAATGGAACCCTTTGCTCACGGCACCGAGGCTGTGGCCCGGGCTGTGGCGGCCGTGGACGGCATGACCATCGTCGGCGGCGGGGACTCGGTGGCTGCGGTAGAAAAGGTAGGCGTGGCGGCAAAAATAGGACACATTTCCACCGGCGGCGGCGCCTCCCTGGAATTCCTGGAAGGCAAGGCCCTTCCCGGGGTAGTGGCCCTAACGGAAAAATAG
- the tpiA gene encoding triose-phosphate isomerase — MRRPIIAGNWKMHNTTEKARELVTLLRPLVGATDVEVVVCPPFTAIAATVNAAAGSNISVGAQDLFWEDWGAYTGEVSGPMLKDLGCRYVIIGHSERRQYFGETDATVNKKLHAALRHGLVPIVCVGETLAEREAGKTLDVVRRQVQEGLKGLEPDQVATLVVAYEPVWAIGTGRTATAADAQEVIAFIRETLRAMYGEKAQATRIQYGGSVKPENIAELMAQPDIDGALVGGASLDAISFAAIVNYKEH; from the coding sequence TTGCGCCGACCAATTATTGCCGGCAACTGGAAGATGCATAATACGACTGAAAAGGCCAGGGAGCTGGTTACCCTGCTAAGGCCCTTGGTAGGAGCCACCGACGTGGAAGTAGTCGTCTGCCCGCCCTTCACGGCCATAGCGGCAACAGTCAATGCCGCTGCCGGTTCCAATATCTCGGTAGGCGCCCAGGACCTTTTCTGGGAAGACTGGGGCGCCTATACCGGTGAAGTGTCCGGCCCCATGCTGAAGGATCTGGGTTGCCGTTATGTGATTATCGGCCATTCGGAGCGCCGCCAGTATTTTGGCGAGACTGATGCCACCGTCAATAAAAAGCTCCATGCCGCCCTGCGCCACGGTCTGGTCCCCATCGTGTGCGTCGGCGAAACCCTGGCCGAAAGGGAAGCCGGTAAAACCCTGGACGTGGTCCGCCGCCAGGTCCAGGAGGGTTTGAAGGGGCTGGAACCGGACCAGGTGGCAACCCTGGTGGTGGCCTATGAACCCGTCTGGGCCATTGGTACCGGCCGGACGGCTACGGCAGCCGACGCCCAGGAGGTCATCGCCTTTATCCGAGAGACTTTACGGGCCATGTATGGCGAAAAGGCGCAGGCCACCCGCATCCAGTACGGGGGCAGCGTCAAGCCGGAAAATATTGCCGAACTCATGGCCCAGCCGGATATTGACGGCGCCCTGGTAGGGGGCGCCAGCCTGGACGCCATATCCTTTGCAGCCATAGTCAACTACAAGGAACACTAG
- the gpmI gene encoding 2,3-bisphosphoglycerate-independent phosphoglycerate mutase, which yields MLMILDGFGLGHPGEGNAISRGRLPNYRRLLAAYPHTRLQASGEAVGLPAGQMGNSEVGHLNIGAGRIVYQELTRISRAIRDGSFFTNEVLLKAVRAAKERDGALHLMGLVSDGGVHSHLEHLYALLELAQREGVEQVYIHAFLDGRDVPPASAAGYLEQVEAECRERGIGAIASIMGRYYAMDRDRRWERTERAYRALVLGEGHRFPSAAAAIQASYDRDITDEFVEPSVITREGRPLALVRDKDSVIFFNFRADRARQLTRAFVDGEFEPFDRPGGRLDIQFVCLTQYDVTIPAPVAFPPQVLTNVLGEVIANNGLKQLRIAETEKYAHVTFFFNGGVEEPFPGEDRLLIPSPKVATYDQKPSMSAREVTDAVLERLDRYDFIVLNFANPDMVGHTGDLAAAIAAVETVDECIGRIAAAMEERRAPLLVTADHGNAEEMREPNGEPHTAHTSNLVPFILVDAGYRDATLREGALEDVAPTVLDILGLPQPVEMTGKSLIEKAS from the coding sequence ATGTTAATGATCCTCGACGGTTTCGGTCTGGGTCACCCGGGGGAAGGCAATGCCATCAGCCGGGGCCGCTTGCCCAATTACCGCCGGCTGCTGGCCGCATACCCCCATACCCGCCTCCAGGCTTCCGGGGAAGCCGTGGGCCTGCCGGCAGGCCAGATGGGCAATTCCGAAGTAGGACACCTGAATATCGGCGCCGGCCGCATTGTCTACCAGGAATTAACCCGCATAAGCCGGGCCATCCGCGACGGTTCCTTTTTTACCAATGAAGTGCTCCTCAAGGCCGTGCGGGCGGCGAAGGAACGGGACGGTGCCCTGCACCTGATGGGCCTGGTCTCAGACGGCGGCGTCCACAGCCACCTGGAGCACCTTTATGCCCTCCTGGAACTGGCCCAAAGGGAGGGAGTGGAGCAAGTCTACATCCATGCCTTCCTGGACGGCCGCGATGTACCCCCGGCCAGTGCCGCCGGGTACCTGGAGCAGGTGGAGGCCGAGTGCCGGGAACGGGGGATAGGGGCTATCGCTAGCATCATGGGCCGTTATTATGCCATGGACCGGGACCGGCGCTGGGAGCGGACGGAGCGCGCCTACCGGGCCCTGGTGTTGGGGGAAGGGCACCGGTTCCCTTCGGCGGCGGCGGCCATCCAGGCTTCCTATGACCGGGACATTACCGATGAATTCGTGGAACCTTCCGTAATCACCCGCGAAGGCAGGCCCCTGGCGCTGGTCCGGGATAAAGACAGCGTGATTTTCTTTAACTTCCGCGCCGACCGGGCGCGGCAGCTGACCCGGGCCTTTGTGGACGGGGAGTTTGAACCCTTTGACCGCCCCGGCGGGCGCCTGGACATCCAGTTTGTCTGCCTGACCCAGTACGACGTCACCATCCCGGCGCCGGTAGCCTTCCCGCCCCAGGTTTTGACCAACGTCCTGGGCGAGGTCATAGCCAATAACGGACTGAAGCAGCTACGCATTGCCGAGACGGAAAAGTACGCCCACGTCACCTTCTTCTTTAACGGTGGCGTGGAAGAACCCTTCCCCGGCGAAGACCGCTTGCTCATTCCTTCACCCAAAGTGGCCACCTATGATCAAAAACCTTCCATGAGCGCCAGGGAAGTTACGGATGCTGTCCTGGAACGCCTGGACAGGTACGACTTTATCGTCTTAAACTTTGCCAATCCCGATATGGTCGGCCATACCGGCGACCTGGCAGCGGCCATTGCTGCCGTGGAAACGGTGGACGAGTGTATCGGCCGCATTGCCGCGGCCATGGAGGAACGCCGGGCGCCGCTCCTGGTGACGGCCGACCACGGCAACGCCGAAGAAATGCGGGAACCCAACGGCGAGCCCCATACGGCCCACACCAGCAATCTTGTACCCTTTATCCTGGTCGATGCCGGCTACCGGGACGCTACCTTAAGGGAAGGGGCTCTGGAGGACGTGGCCCCAACGGTACTGGACATTCTGGGGCTGCCCCAGCCGGTGGAGATGACAGGGAAAAGTTTGATAGAAAAAGCAAGTTAA